The Pungitius pungitius chromosome 21, fPunPun2.1, whole genome shotgun sequence genome includes the window TCGATTATCATGCGGTGCACAATTTGAGTCTTaagttgtggtgtcaacacactatgacgccccaaattctatgtttaacactatgtttaattcaataggctctgatgagagatgtttcaccagcatcaacctggaagatgttttttctgtgtcctaactgacaaattgtaactgttttatctgggtgtttatgaaaagaacagatttgtggtttctgttctgtttcaaaagggggtgtgtagaacagattaaagaattaagattttgatgcaatatagtggcaaattagataatatggaaatatggcaccccacttgtgtaaggaacatagctaaaaaaaaaaactaactaaaactaaaatagaccagttaataatggaacacgagactgttgtgcgtacatcacatgggataaaaggcgtttttatagtcaaatatgttgacactctccttttaattaactctgccccagatggatcctttactagagcattaaatagactaagagccatgtcctttaaataagctgaacactctggcatagacaatcccattaataactggttaaatcaacattttggacaatgaaagggtttgataatgtcactgtttttgtactatagtatagcatagtagccttcaccctttgtggatgctagatccctgtatcagacaattatgtctttaatgcatcaccactgcagtagatgctaaaatgcccctgccatacaagatggttttgttacatgaaaggatccaattgttagggctgtgggagaatggaggagattgaTATTGCAAGAACCGACttcaatggacctgaagaagacaccccgttagggtcaacgtccctgaatagataatctgctaactgttgcacacatcatatatagtggatgcacgcacgtaggtggtgtgatagtttttggggctaggatgtatttctgtgtctattatactcggtttagatgtgatagagatttcttagtatttcttgtgatgcatagaaatttccacaactgctgcatacaccctctacactgatataggttctagtgttttttaatgtttagggATTTCCAtgactgctgcattcacccaTTACCTACTGATATAGattattagattagatttagtttagtagtttcttttgattttctttttggtttacataatgaattatgtaaaaagggggaattgataaatcaaaagtttctttctttgtgctaagttagaaaatgttgccctgtcctgctgaagaattcaagtcagagacagtctggcaggatgggggttcctgtctggacttgatttaagagtcgggacccgcacggacaaacagaggtttctctgtgtgtattgataaggggatcggtttctgttctgtctagggaagcaaggtcagcgggtcaaccagcagatgtgtaagataaggagggaggttcacaccacaccccaaccaacactcaaccattgttctttgtttacgttaggcaaggtggtctgcacattggatgtgaccggatccttagaggcggggggagaaggttcatcccctacgccagcttagggccaatagaaatcttttctttgtcttttgggttataaaacgatgttcttgctgatgttagttagtgtgtgttcttccggcctgcgggccggtaggattgctcctgcctttgcaaacgcagcgcttatacttgacctgtgatctgatgaataaatctaccagaacgagagaagtagtttggctgaattcttccagacgtccccatccaggcttccaatttttgaacacgagcctctcttttgaaattactaacacgtCCACGACGACAACGCTAAAACAAataacatatataaatatatgtagggttgaaaacatatttgttccacttttctgtctttttttcgtCTTTCAGTAGGCATTTTAGAATTCGGTAGTACGCCACTAAGgccattttctatttttgtgcACTTGGCGCGTTCACGAGCGCTGCGACAGTGTTTGATTTGACTGACTTCACGTCCCGGACGGACGGTGTTTACAATTAGTGACAAGTTATGATTCTAGTGACAAGTTATGATTCTATTGATAAGTAATGATTCTCTCCAACGAATTGTACGCACTATGACGCCTACTTGCCTTATGTAATTTAATagtttatttacataaatacatcaaaGAAATATTCTTGGCTACTGTGGTGCTGAGAGAAATGTTCAGATCTAAAAACAATAAGCTTCCGGGTAAGATTTATGCTTACCACCACATTTAGAATCTTCAGTAATAGTATcatcaaaaagaagaatgaCCTATTTAGCAATTAAATGTGTTGTCTAAGATTATAACTTGCTATAAATATATAACTTATAACTATAAAATGCATGTATTTATAACTTTAATGTTGCAGCCAATGAATGTGGATCTCATTTAAATTGTATATCAGGTTTGGAGATACAATAATTGGTTGGTAAGTTTTGTTACAAAAGTCAAACCAATTAAGTGGagttgaaagaacaatatttgccTCCGAGATGGAGcagaataaaagaacaaaagattacttaaaatgaatcaaagaaTTAAGTGAAATCTATAAAAACATTCAATTGATCAGCTACATAGATTTAAAAATGTGCTGCAAGCTCCGCTAAGCTCCCCTTTGACCCAAATTTCCTCAGGCTGTATTCTTTTCACCCTTTTTAATTTACCTGGCTAGAAAAgcgcaaaaaaaaacgttgccatAGCAACCCCATCCAGAGAAAGGGGCTGCGgcagagaggaacacacacacacacacacacacacacacacactaggtcAGTGGCTTGTGAAGCCAGTTGAGGATCTGGGATCAGTGAAGCCTGCCATTGCTCCACAATAACCTGCAGGCTGCCTTTCATGTGGCTGCACCAATCAACTGTCAGGACTGAGTCCAGGTTTAGTCTAGTTATGGGCTTATAATGGTTTTATAATCACCCCACTTTAAATCAGGGAGGGCAGCACTCTCCCTGCTTAGAGCAGAGTAGCAGTTTCCACAAAAAGTTTAAATCAAAGTTAAACAGAGTGCAATGGTAAATTCTATTACATTTGATTATACAGTGTCAAATCATACCAACACACTAATTGGCTGAATTACATACTCAAACATTTGTAATTAGGTTTAATAgttgcagaaatagaaaattaCTTTAAACTGCAGCACCATAGCAGCAGGTGCAAAACACATAAACCAGGAGGCATAATCTGGTTTTAAATAGCCAACACTTCATGTGCGGTCTCTTTAATGTCCACCTCTGAACCCATTAAAGTTTTAAACTTCTCCATCCCCAGTAAAAATTGTAATCATGGTCTCAATATGTAGTGTCAAGTCTTTAATGCAACATGATTGCatagtaaattatggtccatttagagatgaccataaagcagggggaTGCTTCAGGGGAGGGCTGCCTCTTGCATACAGTCCCATTGGACTCCTTGTGGTAGTTTGTGTTGTGATAAGTGCCCTTTTTTGGTTTGGATGTCAGACAATTGAAATATTTGGAAAAGTTTAATATGAAACTGTTtattcaaaaatataaaaaaaattgttaggaAATGCCACAAAATAATTTCAAATGTATAACACGAACAAACCCaagtaaaaaatatacatcTCATAATAAAAGGCAAACGGTCAGTGCAAATaatcaaagtaaaagaaaactaCCATTAACAAAAATTCTGAAGGAAGTTCCAAAGAATTAAATATGTGATTCAGTTTTACTTAATATTTATAATTGTTGACTTTGAAAGTTCCCTTTGTTGAATTCAGCAGGAAAACTAAATGtctatttcttaaaaaaaaaaataatttcaccaaaaaatgtcttcctcaataaaagaaaataaaaaatcctcaTAAAAACAGTCTGCATTAATACATTTGGTTGATTAAACATTACAAAACGCAGCTCGTTGTGCAAATACAGCGATGAGCCCTGAACCCACTCCAGTTAAACAGAGCGGTTAAGGAGCTCTGCTACATGTCTTCAAGTCTTcaccagggaggggggggggggggaggagattgGGTCAGAGCGCCCTCTGGTGGCCTCAGTCGCTCAGTGAAAAGAACCTTTAGATCAAAGTGGATCCGGATCAAAGGGCACTACTCGAGCTCTTGAGTCACGGCGACGGGCCAAGGAGGCGTTGGTTAAAACGTTAAAAATTAAAACGCataagagaggggaggaggaggtaaaCCCTCCCCCGCCCGCCAGTCCACGTCTCTCAAACCCTCAGTGTTCATCCGCTCAGCTTCCATGATCACATGACGGGGAGGCGGGTGTCCGATTGGTGGAGGGCTTCACAGCGCCACACAGACGCAGGGGTGCTTGAGGCAGACGGGCAGGATGCCCTTGTTGATTTGGTGGAActccaccagctgcagcaggtcGATGAAGAGGGTCACGCCGTCGTCCATGGTGAAGTACCTCCGGCCGTCGTCCTCGCACTGGGACACACAATCACCATTAGCTCGCAcagtaaaagggggggggggggggcttatttcTCTGATTTGAACTCACAGGGATCACCAGGTAATGTTTGGTCTTCAGCTTGTAGCACAGTGAGAGGACAAAGCACTTGGCGTGCTGCTGGCTCTCACGGATCAGGAACATCCTAAACAGCAGACTCTCACACTAGGAACAAGGAACTAAACCGTTGGTACAAACCGACGCTGCCGTCACCTTCGACTCACCCGTCCACGAGGCCCTGCTTCTCTATCAGCCTCTGCGTCTCCTTCCGGGACACGCGGCCATGGAACCAGGGCTGGGACTTGTGGACGGCCGCTAACAAACACAAGAGGGCGAGTGGGAGGAGGCCTCTCCTTTCTGCTTACTCAGGAAGTCTCAATTCCTTAAATGCATCTGGAGGAGGCTCATGTTTTGAGGAAGGATGCTTTTGGGGACCCGTGACGTGAagaggaaactttttttttttttagaagcggCGGTAGAGCAGTGTCTTTTATTCATGGACAGCGTTTCCTTCTCTTAGGCCTCCTCGAGGAGCATTAAAGGGATGGAAGATCCTTGATGAACAAATTCCACCTCAAACATTGATAAAGGCAGCTCAGATGTGAGGAGCACACAGATATGGTCCAGAAGGACTCTGATGGACTTACTGGAGGATTTGGCTGCAGTGTTGAGGTTCGGCAGACTGCTCCTCAGAGCTTCTCTCCTCTGGAAGAGAAGCACAAACGTCACCAATGTTCAGTCCTTTACTTTAAGAAGGACCGGCGTCTCTATTCTCATAAACATTCATTTAGAGATGGAGCCATCCTCACCCTCCACGcttgtccctcctccctctcggcGCTCTGGGCCTCCACAGGGTTCTGGATGACGCGTCCTCCAGTCTTCCCTGAGAAGTCCATGGCCACCAGACTGGCCTCCGACTTCGCCTGCTTTCAGAGACAAACGGAGTCAACGTGACGCGTCGCTACAGAACTACGTCACCTGAAGGAAAAGCTCACCTTCACATCTTTGGCTGCTTCCGGGGGCGCCTTTGACAGCTGGTAATTGGACTGGAGCTGCTTCCCGTACTGATAACGATAAAGAGGGGATTTTATGAATAAAGAGGATCAGCCCACTGGTTGAAGATGAGGAGAGAACCTGTTTGAGGAATAAAGGACCTTGAAGAGCCTGAAAGCCGATGTCCAACACGTTCGAGTCTGTTCGCTGTCGCCACTCAAGATCTTCAGGTCCTGAAGTCGGGGGGGATTTTTGGTAGgctgcacacaaaaaacacagaaccCAAAAAGTTCTGTTCACTGAGGAGGACCAACACATGAACAGAATATTCTGAAACGTGTGTACATCTACAATGAAAGCGTCCGTATACAGGTTCCTTTTGTTAATCCGCTCTCTTTAAACAGGTGGCCACTGGAGCTCAAACTAGAGGATAAAAGGCAGCAGTTACCTTGATGCTGAAGGTGAAGTCCGATGGCGCTCCGTACAGTTTTCGGCCGTTCACCACCGTGAAAACGTTTAAGTCGTCCAGATCAGCGACGTACTGCAGGTGTCGaggctcctgggggggggggggtgtaggtgtTCAACATCACACGCTTAAAGAACGCAGCGTGGCCTCAAAGTGGGactccacccacccacccacccaccttgGAGGAGCCCTTGTTGGAGCAGTAGAGGCCGGAGCGGCGGAGGAAGAAATAGACCTTCTTCCAGGATTTGCGGCTGGGCTCTTTGACCTGCAGGAAGCCCTGGATCTCTGGACAGGTCCCAGACACCAGCAGGTTCTGAGGAACCATTTATTCTTGAGTGAAGTCCATCCACCACCACATTTACAGTGAAATATATTCAGGACAGAGGTATTATATTTGAAGCTACATTCTATATACATCAGCAGGACTGATGTATACTGCTGTGTGCATGAGGAACCGTTTTAGCACTGATCCTACAGAATGACCTCCAGCAGGCCCACTGGGAATGTCTCTGCCCAAACCATCAGAAACAGACTCCATGAGGCTCCGTGCTCACAGCCAGCACCGAACCTCTAGTCCCGTTTGCATAGAACCCAATTTGCATGTTTGCTACTGTGCTTTACACACCGATGAAAGCAGGTTCACCCTGAACACCTGTGATGGATGTGAAAGGGTCTTGAGCAGCCAAGTCGTGTGGACTCAATGGCCTCGCTCTAGAGTGCACGTGTGATCCtttcatttaacacatttaaaatggactgcttgaaagaaagaaaaaaaattgtttacaACAGCTAGCTACATCCTCTGCAAAGGAACCCAGGATGTGCTGCATTGCATCTTTAAAatagttgattttttttaatgctcagTATTAACTTTTATGGTGTGCTTGAGGACATCCTGCTTTAATAAATTAGCTTTCTGTGCACAAATAAACAAGGACTCAAAATATGCCAGTTTACCAAGTAACCAATGTGCTACGTAATGACTGAGACGTTTATGCTTCAGTAACAAACTGCATCCAGGGTCCTGCCAACAGATATTAAGCATTGAGTTTAGGCAAAATGGACTAGCCTGCCACATCATTGTTTTACTTGTTTGTCTATAAAGTTAGGCCCTGCAGGCTgaaacttttatttctttcaaacGATGTGGCGTCGTTTGCACTTAAGACATTGAACTGTTCATATTAGTATGAGAACAGTAACATTACAGCTCATTGCTTTAACCAAAACTACAGTAGTTACAACTATAAACATTGATTAAACTATTGCTGGTGTTTAAAACAGGCTGAATGGAGGCCATGCAGTATTTTGTCTTACATAAAGTGTGTTCTTAGAATCTAAGGATTTGCACAGGATCTGTGAGGATTTGAAAGCCAAAAATAAAATTTAGGTTGGCATCTAAAAAGTAATTTCTAAGAAAGAAACAGAATGAAAACACCTGACTAGTCCCTGACTCACCTGGATGAGGTCTGATGACGTCATCCCCTTGTTGTCGTCAGCGCTGTCAGAGATCATGCTCTCTGGGAAGAAGGCCTGGAATAACgtttaaacacattcatttgcatCTAGCCAGGATGGTAACATTTCCATGGAGACATTTACATTAGTGAAAATTAAGCCTTAGAGAATCTGATTCAGAGGGTTAGTTAATTGACAATTacttaaaggaaaaaaaagttatgcTTAACTAAATTTCATTGATGGGAATCAAACAGATGACACCCTGTACAAGTCTAAAGAACATTCCTCGACCTGTAGAACACAACGGTTAAAATTATTTAGATTCCGAGTACAGACACAGCGTCAAAAGCGGCTCTGTGCGCTCCGTCACGTTCTGACAGGTGACAAACGCGATGTAATGAAACACCTGGAGGCGCCGCAGCACACAACCTGCCAATCAAACCAACAGGTGGACTGTGGCATGCGTGTGAATGACGGGtgagtttttttatttccctccatTCTTGCTTAGTCAGTTTAAGATAAGCACAAAGTTCAACTTCTGAAAATGTAGCAAGGACCTTTTGTGGGATCATTTACTTTAAGCAAGAGGATGTGGTTGCCCCTAGTGGTCACTTGGGAGAATGCAGCCTTAAGACTTTCCTACATTTGGTTTGTTATTTCGTGTTTGTAGTCTGCAGAAAGGTTATTCATTTTACCAACTAGTGATTGCATTCTCAAATAGTTTCCACATGTTGAATTACAAGAATCATGGCTTTCCCAAAAGGTTTGTCACACGAGGAACACCTTGAAAGGCAAAAGTGTGCAAGATAGTAGTTGGACTGCATACCATCGGCTTCCTGAAGAACTCGTACTTGGCGTAGTTTTTGCAGAAAACGAACCTGGTGTCGCTTTTGAGTGCCCAGGTGGCCTGAACCTCCAGCACGACCTCGTGGTCCTCCAGACATCGctctagaaaaaaaataaaatgacagctGAATATTTCAGGTGTTTATTGTTTTCGTAGCACTTGGCAAAAGATTCCCTGTTGGTCCTAAAACGTTACCTAAACCCAGCGTGGGGTGGACCTCCAGGAGGGCCCAGTTCTCCTGGTCGCTGCAGTGAGCCGTCTGGACCAGCATGTGACAAACCTCCCTGGTTGTCGCGCCTCGAGAAACCCACACCGACCGGCTGTGGCTGTCCTCGCCGTACACCTTGATCAGCTGATGGCAGGGGCATTTAATAATTAAGGCACTCTCAAATTGTACTGAGGAAGGCTGTAATTGTTCATTGTGTACACTTTTAATACGAGTTTTCTCCACTGATGCTCTTCATGAAGGTCCAAAGGACTAGTTTATAAAGCTTCTGTAGCAAACTAAGAGTATGTAAAAATGCTTCTacaaattagggctgtcaaaataaaaatatctatACGGTTAATGTGGCcgaattaatgcaaaaaaaaaaaaaaagaagtcatgTAGTTTCCACAGAGGTTACCTGAACGGCCGCTAGCTGCTGTGAGTTACAACAAGAGCTTTTTGCTTTGCAGTTCTTTGCTGTATATTGTTTTACTtccagaggaattcctccatgtgtcaaacagatCACATAAtgcaccgctatgctaagctagcttctatgctaagctagctgctaggctaagctagctgctaggctacttccatgtCAACATCCAACATTACCCTGTGCGGCCCAGTCTACAGAGGACACCACTATCCCTAAAAGACTGGTTTGAAAAcatcctgctaaatgtgggagatttttggcttttttacttttaactcagccgttaaatgatggcgttgagagcaaagtgcacgaggacaacaggaagagtcgctagttcaacatgtccCACCAGGTGGAATTTGGTCTCCAGGATGCTAAAATGTGAGTAGTTAGGCGTTTAAAATAAGTTTAATTATAAAGTGATTACTCAAGATTGACACATTAAtagagattaatgaatttcaaaatgtgcaaagaATTGGTTAATTTTGTTCTATTCTAATCTATTGACAACCCTACAAATAGCTTACCTCAAAATAAAATGGCGTTTTGACCAATTTATAATCCCTCAAAGAAGTTTAGAATTAGTACTTCAGTGGTGTCAGTAAAATGTACAATTAATTCAGTGACAaatttttaaatgaagttaATACAAAAGGTTAGTTATCGGAGTAACTGAATACAAAGAGCTTCACAGCTGCTTCAAAAGGACtaaataaaaattaagattaaaataaaaccaatgagCGGTGCCAAGATTCTGTCTGCTGCTTAAAGAAACAACTGGTTGACCACCAACCAACCCCTCCCAAAATTCACCTTCTGTTGGAGAGATGTTTCTCCAGATTAAAAAGAGGCCGAGACGGGTTCAGGTCATCAGGTGTCATGACGGCATGTTTCTGTGCTGCCATGTGACACCCGAGAGATAAAGTAAAACGCTGAGTCGGCGAATAActattacattatattattattattatgtcgctttcatccaaagtaactaatgagtgcatttcaaccatagagttAAAcgcaaaagaacaagaaagtgcaacttatcaaataagcagatttacaacttgtcATAGATAGTCATTATAAAGgacagtttaaggtctacagtgttttagtg containing:
- the grb7 gene encoding growth factor receptor-bound protein 7 isoform X2, translated to MEVEDSWKEALDSSEETSGDAEALLGSSAQNLSLQPPSPPEADAPPIRRSQPIVITVNRAKGVDSLSSSVPNPFPELCSPSKSPVLVGSFPPPTSNKHLIKVYGEDSHSRSVWVSRGATTREVCHMLVQTAHCSDQENWALLEVHPTLGLERCLEDHEVVLEVQATWALKSDTRFVFCKNYAKYEFFRKPMAFFPESMISDSADDNKGMTSSDLIQNLLVSGTCPEIQGFLQVKEPSRKSWKKVYFFLRRSGLYCSNKGSSKEPRHLQYVADLDDLNVFTVVNGRKLYGAPSDFTFSIKPTKNPPRLQDLKILSGDSEQTRTCWTSAFRLFKYGKQLQSNYQLSKAPPEAAKDVKAKSEASLVAMDFSGKTGGRVIQNPVEAQSAEREEGQAWRRREALRSSLPNLNTAAKSSTAVHKSQPWFHGRVSRKETQRLIEKQGLVDGMFLIRESQQHAKCFVLSLCYKLKTKHYLVIPCEDDGRRYFTMDDGVTLFIDLLQLVEFHQINKGILPVCLKHPCVCVAL
- the grb7 gene encoding growth factor receptor-bound protein 7 isoform X1, with amino-acid sequence MEVEDSWKEALDSSEETSGDAEALLGSSAQNLSLQPPSPPEADAPPIRRSQPIVITVNRAKGVDSLSSSVPNPFPELCSPSKSPVLVGSFPPPTSNKHLIKVYGEDSHSRSVWVSRGATTREVCHMLVQTAHCSDQENWALLEVHPTLGLERCLEDHEVVLEVQATWALKSDTRFVFCKNYAKYEFFRKPMAFFPESMISDSADDNKGMTSSDLIQNLLVSGTCPEIQGFLQVKEPSRKSWKKVYFFLRRSGLYCSNKGSSKEPRHLQYVADLDDLNVFTVVNGRKLYGAPSDFTFSIKPTKNPPRLQDLKILSGDSEQTRTCWTSAFRLFKYGKQLQSNYQLSKAPPEAAKDVKQAKSEASLVAMDFSGKTGGRVIQNPVEAQSAEREEGQAWRRREALRSSLPNLNTAAKSSTAVHKSQPWFHGRVSRKETQRLIEKQGLVDGMFLIRESQQHAKCFVLSLCYKLKTKHYLVIPCEDDGRRYFTMDDGVTLFIDLLQLVEFHQINKGILPVCLKHPCVCVAL